In the Gossypium arboreum isolate Shixiya-1 chromosome 10, ASM2569848v2, whole genome shotgun sequence genome, one interval contains:
- the LOC108489274 gene encoding auxin response factor 6 isoform X3 — protein sequence MRLSSAGFNPPNQEDTAGEKRVLNSELWHACAGPLVSLPHVGSRVVYFPQGHSEQVAATTNKEVDAHIPNYPSLPPQLICQLHNVTMHADVETDEVYAQMTLQPLSPQEQKEAYLPAELGTPSKQPTNYFCKTLTASDTSTHGGFSVPRRAAEKVFPPLDFSQQPPAQELIARDLHDNEWKFRHIFRGQPKRHLLTTGWSVFVSAKRLVAGDSVLFIWNDKNQLLLGIRRANRPQTVMPSSVLSSDSMHLGLLAAAAHAAATNSRFTIFYNPRASPSEFVITLSKYVKAVYHTRVSVGMRFRMLFETEESSVRRYMGTITGISDLDPVRWPNSHWRSVKVGWDESTAGERQPRVSLWEVEPLTTFPMYPSPFPLRLKRPWPPGLPSFHGLKDDDLGMSSLMWLQGDAGRGMQHLNFQGIGVSPWMQPRLDASMLGLQTDMYQAMAAAALQEMRTVDPSRSGAASLQFQQPQNGPCRPAALVQPQMLQQSLPRAILQGVEDNQHQSQPHLLQQQLQHQNSFNNQQQHQQQPLFNDQQQQQPQHSMSQQHQQLVDHQQIPSPVSAMSQYASVSQSQSSPLQSIPSLGQQQSFSDSNGNPVTSPVVSPLHSLLGSFPQDESSNLLNLPRTTPVMTTSAWPSKRAAVDVLSSGSPQCVLPQVEQLGPSQTNMSQNSISLPPFPGRECSIDQGGNDFSVNPAMAPSSCIDESGFLQSQENVGQSNPQTRTFVKVYKSGSFGRSLDISAFSNYNELRSELAHMFGLEGQLEDPLRSGWQLVFVDRENDVLLLGDDPWPEFVNSVWCIKILSPQEVQQMGKRGLELLNSVPVQRLSNGSCDDYVSRQDSRNLSSGIASVGSLDY from the exons ATGAGACTTTCTTCAGCTGGTTTCAATCCTCCAAACCAGGAAG ACACTGCAGGAGAAAAGAGGGTCCTCAACTCTGAACTGTGGCATGCATGTGCTGGACCTCTTGTTTCTCTACCACATGTTGGAAGTAGGGTTGTTTATTTCCCACAGGGTCATAGTGAGCAGGTTG CTGCAACAACCAACAAGGAAGTGGATGCCCACATACCGAACTACCCAAGCTTACCTCCACAACTTATTTGTCAGCTTCATAATGTTACCATGCAT GCAGATGTCGAAACAGATGAAGTATATGCACAGATGACCTTGCAACCGTTGAGTCCG CAAGAACAAAAGGAGGCTTATCTACCTGCGGAATTGGGCACTCCCAGCAAACAGCCAACAAACTATTTCTGCAAAACATTAACAGCCAGTGACACAAGCACTCATGGAGGGTTTTCTGTTCCTCGCCGAGCAGCTGAAAAAGTTTTTCCTCCACTG GACTTCTCCCAGCAGCCTCCAGCTCAAGAGTTAATCGCAAGAGACTTGCATGATAATGAATGGAAATTTAGGCATATATttcggg GCCAGCCCAAAAGGCACCTCTTGACGACTGGATGGAGTGTCTTTGTAAGTGCTAAAAGACTAGTTGCAGGTGATTCAGTGCTTTTTATATG GAATGATAAAAATCAATTACTTCTTGGCATCCGGCGAGCTAATCGACCTCAAACTGTAATGCCTTCATCAGTGCTATCAAGTGATAGCATGCATTTAGGGCTTCTTGCTGCTGCTGCTCATGCAGCTGCAACAAATAGCCGGTTCACTATATTTTATAATCCAAG GGCTAGTCCATCAGAATTTGTCATAACTCTCTCAAAATATGTCAAAGCTGTCTATCATACTCGAGTTTCTGTTGGAATGCGCTTTAGGATGCTGTTTGAAACAGAAGAATCCAGCGTTCGtcg ATACATGGGGACGATAACTGGCATAAGTGACTTAGATCCTGTTCGGTGGCCAAATTCACATTGGAGATCAGTCAAG GTTGGCTGGGATGAATCAACAGCTGGTGAAAGGCAGCCAAGAGTTTCCTTATGGGAAGTTGAACCATTGACAACATTCCCAATGTATCCATCTCCATTTCCTTTAAGGCTTAAGCGCCCATGGCCTCCAGGATTACCTTCTTTCCATG GCCTCAAGGATGATGATCTTGGCATGAGTTCACTTATGTGGCTACAAGGAGATGCTGGTCGAGGAATGCAGCATCTAAATTTTCAGGGTATTGGAGTTTCGCCATGGATGCAGCCGAGGCTAGATGCCTCCATGCTTGGTTTGCAGACTGACATGTACCAAGCTATGGCTGCTGCAGCATTGCAAGAGATGAGAACTGTGGATCCTTCCAGATCTGGAGCTGCTTCCCTTCAATTCCAGCAACCCCAAAATGGCCCTTGCAGGCCTGCTGCTCTAGTGCAACCCCAGATGTTGCAGCAGTCTCTGCCTCGGGCCATTCTTCAGGGTGTTGAAGACAACCAGCATCAGTCTCAGCCACATCTACTTCAGCAACAATTGCAGCACCAGAATTCATTTAATAACCAACAGCAACACCAGCAGCAGCCTTTGTTTAACGACCAACAGCAACAGCAGCCACAGCATTCAATGTCCCAGCAGCACCAGCAACTGGTTGATCATCAGCAGATTCCTAGTCCAGTGTCTGCCATGTCACAGTATGCTTCAGTCTCTCAATCTCAGTCATCACCGTTGCAATCCATACCTTCACTAGGCCAACAACAGAGTTTTTCTGATTCAAACGGGAACCCTGTGACCAGCCCTGTTGTTTCTCCTTTACATAGTCTTTTGGGTTCTTTCCCCCAAGATGAGTCTTCCAATCTGCTCAACTTGCCTAGAACTACCCCTGTAATGACTACTTCTGCATGGCCATCTAAGCGGGCTGCCGTTGACGTTCTCTCATCTGGATCTCCACAGTGTGTTCTACCACAGGTGGAACAGTTGGGGCCTTCCCAGACAAACATGTCTCAAAATTCTATTTCATTGCCACCTTTCCCTGGCAGGGAGTGCTCGATAGACCAGGGGG GGAATGATTTTTCGGTTAATCCAGCAATGGCACCTTCCAGTTGTATTGATGAATCTGGATTTTTGCAGTCTCAGGAAAATGTGGGCCAATCAAACCCACAAACTAGAACCTTTGTTAAG GTTTATAAATCAGGGTCCTTCGGGAGATCATTGGATATTTCTGCATTCAGCAACTACAATGAACTTCGCAGTGAACTGGCACATATGTTTGGCCTTGAAGGCCAGTTGGAGGACCCTCTGAGATCAGGCTGGCAGCTTGTATTTGTTGACCGGGAGAATGATGTTCTTCTCCTTGGCGATGACCCCTGGCC GGAGTTCGTGAACAGTGTCTGGTGTATCAAGATACTTTCCCCACAGGAAGTGCAGCAGATGGGCAAACGAGGCCTGGAGCTTCTAAACTCTGTGCCAGTTCAGAGGCTCTCTAATGGCAGTTGTGATGACTATGTGAGCCGGCAGGATTCGAGAAATCTTAGCTCTGGTATCGCCTCCGTGGGTTCTTTGGACTACTGA
- the LOC108489274 gene encoding auxin response factor 6 isoform X4, protein MVAATTNKEVDAHIPNYPSLPPQLICQLHNVTMHADVETDEVYAQMTLQPLSPQEQKEAYLPAELGTPSKQPTNYFCKTLTASDTSTHGGFSVPRRAAEKVFPPLDFSQQPPAQELIARDLHDNEWKFRHIFRGQPKRHLLTTGWSVFVSAKRLVAGDSVLFIWNDKNQLLLGIRRANRPQTVMPSSVLSSDSMHLGLLAAAAHAAATNSRFTIFYNPRASPSEFVITLSKYVKAVYHTRVSVGMRFRMLFETEESSVRRYMGTITGISDLDPVRWPNSHWRSVKVGWDESTAGERQPRVSLWEVEPLTTFPMYPSPFPLRLKRPWPPGLPSFHGLKDDDLGMSSLMWLQGDAGRGMQHLNFQGIGVSPWMQPRLDASMLGLQTDMYQAMAAAALQEMRTVDPSRSGAASLQFQQPQNGPCRPAALVQPQMLQQSLPRAILQGVEDNQHQSQPHLLQQQLQHQNSFNNQQQHQQQPLFNDQQQQQPQHSMSQQHQQLVDHQQIPSPVSAMSQYASVSQSQSSPLQSIPSLGQQQSFSDSNGNPVTSPVVSPLHSLLGSFPQDESSNLLNLPRTTPVMTTSAWPSKRAAVDVLSSGSPQCVLPQVEQLGPSQTNMSQNSISLPPFPGRECSIDQGGTDPQSHLLFGVNIEPSSVLMQNGMSGLRGVGTDSDSTSIPFFSNYMSTAGNDFSVNPAMAPSSCIDESGFLQSQENVGQSNPQTRTFVKVYKSGSFGRSLDISAFSNYNELRSELAHMFGLEGQLEDPLRSGWQLVFVDRENDVLLLGDDPWPEFVNSVWCIKILSPQEVQQMGKRGLELLNSVPVQRLSNGSCDDYVSRQDSRNLSSGIASVGSLDY, encoded by the exons ATG GTAGCTGCAACAACCAACAAGGAAGTGGATGCCCACATACCGAACTACCCAAGCTTACCTCCACAACTTATTTGTCAGCTTCATAATGTTACCATGCAT GCAGATGTCGAAACAGATGAAGTATATGCACAGATGACCTTGCAACCGTTGAGTCCG CAAGAACAAAAGGAGGCTTATCTACCTGCGGAATTGGGCACTCCCAGCAAACAGCCAACAAACTATTTCTGCAAAACATTAACAGCCAGTGACACAAGCACTCATGGAGGGTTTTCTGTTCCTCGCCGAGCAGCTGAAAAAGTTTTTCCTCCACTG GACTTCTCCCAGCAGCCTCCAGCTCAAGAGTTAATCGCAAGAGACTTGCATGATAATGAATGGAAATTTAGGCATATATttcggg GCCAGCCCAAAAGGCACCTCTTGACGACTGGATGGAGTGTCTTTGTAAGTGCTAAAAGACTAGTTGCAGGTGATTCAGTGCTTTTTATATG GAATGATAAAAATCAATTACTTCTTGGCATCCGGCGAGCTAATCGACCTCAAACTGTAATGCCTTCATCAGTGCTATCAAGTGATAGCATGCATTTAGGGCTTCTTGCTGCTGCTGCTCATGCAGCTGCAACAAATAGCCGGTTCACTATATTTTATAATCCAAG GGCTAGTCCATCAGAATTTGTCATAACTCTCTCAAAATATGTCAAAGCTGTCTATCATACTCGAGTTTCTGTTGGAATGCGCTTTAGGATGCTGTTTGAAACAGAAGAATCCAGCGTTCGtcg ATACATGGGGACGATAACTGGCATAAGTGACTTAGATCCTGTTCGGTGGCCAAATTCACATTGGAGATCAGTCAAG GTTGGCTGGGATGAATCAACAGCTGGTGAAAGGCAGCCAAGAGTTTCCTTATGGGAAGTTGAACCATTGACAACATTCCCAATGTATCCATCTCCATTTCCTTTAAGGCTTAAGCGCCCATGGCCTCCAGGATTACCTTCTTTCCATG GCCTCAAGGATGATGATCTTGGCATGAGTTCACTTATGTGGCTACAAGGAGATGCTGGTCGAGGAATGCAGCATCTAAATTTTCAGGGTATTGGAGTTTCGCCATGGATGCAGCCGAGGCTAGATGCCTCCATGCTTGGTTTGCAGACTGACATGTACCAAGCTATGGCTGCTGCAGCATTGCAAGAGATGAGAACTGTGGATCCTTCCAGATCTGGAGCTGCTTCCCTTCAATTCCAGCAACCCCAAAATGGCCCTTGCAGGCCTGCTGCTCTAGTGCAACCCCAGATGTTGCAGCAGTCTCTGCCTCGGGCCATTCTTCAGGGTGTTGAAGACAACCAGCATCAGTCTCAGCCACATCTACTTCAGCAACAATTGCAGCACCAGAATTCATTTAATAACCAACAGCAACACCAGCAGCAGCCTTTGTTTAACGACCAACAGCAACAGCAGCCACAGCATTCAATGTCCCAGCAGCACCAGCAACTGGTTGATCATCAGCAGATTCCTAGTCCAGTGTCTGCCATGTCACAGTATGCTTCAGTCTCTCAATCTCAGTCATCACCGTTGCAATCCATACCTTCACTAGGCCAACAACAGAGTTTTTCTGATTCAAACGGGAACCCTGTGACCAGCCCTGTTGTTTCTCCTTTACATAGTCTTTTGGGTTCTTTCCCCCAAGATGAGTCTTCCAATCTGCTCAACTTGCCTAGAACTACCCCTGTAATGACTACTTCTGCATGGCCATCTAAGCGGGCTGCCGTTGACGTTCTCTCATCTGGATCTCCACAGTGTGTTCTACCACAGGTGGAACAGTTGGGGCCTTCCCAGACAAACATGTCTCAAAATTCTATTTCATTGCCACCTTTCCCTGGCAGGGAGTGCTCGATAGACCAGGGGGGTACCGACCCACAGAGCCATCTCTTATTTGGTGTTAATATAGAGCCTTCATCTGTTCTAATGCAAAATGGAATGTCAGGCCTTAGGGGAGTTGGCACTGATAGTGATTCCACTTCTATACCCTTCTTTTCTAATTATATGAGTACTGCAGGGAATGATTTTTCGGTTAATCCAGCAATGGCACCTTCCAGTTGTATTGATGAATCTGGATTTTTGCAGTCTCAGGAAAATGTGGGCCAATCAAACCCACAAACTAGAACCTTTGTTAAG GTTTATAAATCAGGGTCCTTCGGGAGATCATTGGATATTTCTGCATTCAGCAACTACAATGAACTTCGCAGTGAACTGGCACATATGTTTGGCCTTGAAGGCCAGTTGGAGGACCCTCTGAGATCAGGCTGGCAGCTTGTATTTGTTGACCGGGAGAATGATGTTCTTCTCCTTGGCGATGACCCCTGGCC GGAGTTCGTGAACAGTGTCTGGTGTATCAAGATACTTTCCCCACAGGAAGTGCAGCAGATGGGCAAACGAGGCCTGGAGCTTCTAAACTCTGTGCCAGTTCAGAGGCTCTCTAATGGCAGTTGTGATGACTATGTGAGCCGGCAGGATTCGAGAAATCTTAGCTCTGGTATCGCCTCCGTGGGTTCTTTGGACTACTGA
- the LOC108489274 gene encoding auxin response factor 6 isoform X1, protein MRLSSAGFNPPNQEDTAGEKRVLNSELWHACAGPLVSLPHVGSRVVYFPQGHSEQVAATTNKEVDAHIPNYPSLPPQLICQLHNVTMHADVETDEVYAQMTLQPLSPQEQKEAYLPAELGTPSKQPTNYFCKTLTASDTSTHGGFSVPRRAAEKVFPPLDFSQQPPAQELIARDLHDNEWKFRHIFRGQPKRHLLTTGWSVFVSAKRLVAGDSVLFIWNDKNQLLLGIRRANRPQTVMPSSVLSSDSMHLGLLAAAAHAAATNSRFTIFYNPRASPSEFVITLSKYVKAVYHTRVSVGMRFRMLFETEESSVRRYMGTITGISDLDPVRWPNSHWRSVKVGWDESTAGERQPRVSLWEVEPLTTFPMYPSPFPLRLKRPWPPGLPSFHGLKDDDLGMSSLMWLQGDAGRGMQHLNFQGIGVSPWMQPRLDASMLGLQTDMYQAMAAAALQEMRTVDPSRSGAASLQFQQPQNGPCRPAALVQPQMLQQSLPRAILQGVEDNQHQSQPHLLQQQLQHQNSFNNQQQHQQQPLFNDQQQQQPQHSMSQQHQQLVDHQQIPSPVSAMSQYASVSQSQSSPLQSIPSLGQQQSFSDSNGNPVTSPVVSPLHSLLGSFPQDESSNLLNLPRTTPVMTTSAWPSKRAAVDVLSSGSPQCVLPQVEQLGPSQTNMSQNSISLPPFPGRECSIDQGGTDPQSHLLFGVNIEPSSVLMQNGMSGLRGVGTDSDSTSIPFFSNYMSTAGNDFSVNPAMAPSSCIDESGFLQSQENVGQSNPQTRTFVKVYKSGSFGRSLDISAFSNYNELRSELAHMFGLEGQLEDPLRSGWQLVFVDRENDVLLLGDDPWPEFVNSVWCIKILSPQEVQQMGKRGLELLNSVPVQRLSNGSCDDYVSRQDSRNLSSGIASVGSLDY, encoded by the exons ATGAGACTTTCTTCAGCTGGTTTCAATCCTCCAAACCAGGAAG ACACTGCAGGAGAAAAGAGGGTCCTCAACTCTGAACTGTGGCATGCATGTGCTGGACCTCTTGTTTCTCTACCACATGTTGGAAGTAGGGTTGTTTATTTCCCACAGGGTCATAGTGAGCAGGTTG CTGCAACAACCAACAAGGAAGTGGATGCCCACATACCGAACTACCCAAGCTTACCTCCACAACTTATTTGTCAGCTTCATAATGTTACCATGCAT GCAGATGTCGAAACAGATGAAGTATATGCACAGATGACCTTGCAACCGTTGAGTCCG CAAGAACAAAAGGAGGCTTATCTACCTGCGGAATTGGGCACTCCCAGCAAACAGCCAACAAACTATTTCTGCAAAACATTAACAGCCAGTGACACAAGCACTCATGGAGGGTTTTCTGTTCCTCGCCGAGCAGCTGAAAAAGTTTTTCCTCCACTG GACTTCTCCCAGCAGCCTCCAGCTCAAGAGTTAATCGCAAGAGACTTGCATGATAATGAATGGAAATTTAGGCATATATttcggg GCCAGCCCAAAAGGCACCTCTTGACGACTGGATGGAGTGTCTTTGTAAGTGCTAAAAGACTAGTTGCAGGTGATTCAGTGCTTTTTATATG GAATGATAAAAATCAATTACTTCTTGGCATCCGGCGAGCTAATCGACCTCAAACTGTAATGCCTTCATCAGTGCTATCAAGTGATAGCATGCATTTAGGGCTTCTTGCTGCTGCTGCTCATGCAGCTGCAACAAATAGCCGGTTCACTATATTTTATAATCCAAG GGCTAGTCCATCAGAATTTGTCATAACTCTCTCAAAATATGTCAAAGCTGTCTATCATACTCGAGTTTCTGTTGGAATGCGCTTTAGGATGCTGTTTGAAACAGAAGAATCCAGCGTTCGtcg ATACATGGGGACGATAACTGGCATAAGTGACTTAGATCCTGTTCGGTGGCCAAATTCACATTGGAGATCAGTCAAG GTTGGCTGGGATGAATCAACAGCTGGTGAAAGGCAGCCAAGAGTTTCCTTATGGGAAGTTGAACCATTGACAACATTCCCAATGTATCCATCTCCATTTCCTTTAAGGCTTAAGCGCCCATGGCCTCCAGGATTACCTTCTTTCCATG GCCTCAAGGATGATGATCTTGGCATGAGTTCACTTATGTGGCTACAAGGAGATGCTGGTCGAGGAATGCAGCATCTAAATTTTCAGGGTATTGGAGTTTCGCCATGGATGCAGCCGAGGCTAGATGCCTCCATGCTTGGTTTGCAGACTGACATGTACCAAGCTATGGCTGCTGCAGCATTGCAAGAGATGAGAACTGTGGATCCTTCCAGATCTGGAGCTGCTTCCCTTCAATTCCAGCAACCCCAAAATGGCCCTTGCAGGCCTGCTGCTCTAGTGCAACCCCAGATGTTGCAGCAGTCTCTGCCTCGGGCCATTCTTCAGGGTGTTGAAGACAACCAGCATCAGTCTCAGCCACATCTACTTCAGCAACAATTGCAGCACCAGAATTCATTTAATAACCAACAGCAACACCAGCAGCAGCCTTTGTTTAACGACCAACAGCAACAGCAGCCACAGCATTCAATGTCCCAGCAGCACCAGCAACTGGTTGATCATCAGCAGATTCCTAGTCCAGTGTCTGCCATGTCACAGTATGCTTCAGTCTCTCAATCTCAGTCATCACCGTTGCAATCCATACCTTCACTAGGCCAACAACAGAGTTTTTCTGATTCAAACGGGAACCCTGTGACCAGCCCTGTTGTTTCTCCTTTACATAGTCTTTTGGGTTCTTTCCCCCAAGATGAGTCTTCCAATCTGCTCAACTTGCCTAGAACTACCCCTGTAATGACTACTTCTGCATGGCCATCTAAGCGGGCTGCCGTTGACGTTCTCTCATCTGGATCTCCACAGTGTGTTCTACCACAGGTGGAACAGTTGGGGCCTTCCCAGACAAACATGTCTCAAAATTCTATTTCATTGCCACCTTTCCCTGGCAGGGAGTGCTCGATAGACCAGGGGGGTACCGACCCACAGAGCCATCTCTTATTTGGTGTTAATATAGAGCCTTCATCTGTTCTAATGCAAAATGGAATGTCAGGCCTTAGGGGAGTTGGCACTGATAGTGATTCCACTTCTATACCCTTCTTTTCTAATTATATGAGTACTGCAGGGAATGATTTTTCGGTTAATCCAGCAATGGCACCTTCCAGTTGTATTGATGAATCTGGATTTTTGCAGTCTCAGGAAAATGTGGGCCAATCAAACCCACAAACTAGAACCTTTGTTAAG GTTTATAAATCAGGGTCCTTCGGGAGATCATTGGATATTTCTGCATTCAGCAACTACAATGAACTTCGCAGTGAACTGGCACATATGTTTGGCCTTGAAGGCCAGTTGGAGGACCCTCTGAGATCAGGCTGGCAGCTTGTATTTGTTGACCGGGAGAATGATGTTCTTCTCCTTGGCGATGACCCCTGGCC GGAGTTCGTGAACAGTGTCTGGTGTATCAAGATACTTTCCCCACAGGAAGTGCAGCAGATGGGCAAACGAGGCCTGGAGCTTCTAAACTCTGTGCCAGTTCAGAGGCTCTCTAATGGCAGTTGTGATGACTATGTGAGCCGGCAGGATTCGAGAAATCTTAGCTCTGGTATCGCCTCCGTGGGTTCTTTGGACTACTGA
- the LOC108489274 gene encoding auxin response factor 6 isoform X2 — translation MRLSSAGFNPPNQEDTAGEKRVLNSELWHACAGPLVSLPHVGSRVVYFPQGHSEQVAATTNKEVDAHIPNYPSLPPQLICQLHNVTMHADVETDEVYAQMTLQPLSPQEQKEAYLPAELGTPSKQPTNYFCKTLTASDTSTHGGFSVPRRAAEKVFPPLDFSQQPPAQELIARDLHDNEWKFRHIFRGQPKRHLLTTGWSVFVSAKRLVAGDSVLFIWNDKNQLLLGIRRANRPQTVMPSSVLSSDSMHLGLLAAAAHAAATNSRFTIFYNPRASPSEFVITLSKYVKAVYHTRVSVGMRFRMLFETEESSVRRYMGTITGISDLDPVRWPNSHWRSVKVGWDESTAGERQPRVSLWEVEPLTTFPMYPSPFPLRLKRPWPPGLPSFHGLKDDDLGMSSLMWLQGDAGRGMQHLNFQGIGVSPWMQPRLDASMLGLQTDMYQAMAAAALQEMRTVDPSRSGAASLQFQQPQNGPCRPAALVQPQMLQQSLPRAILQGVEDNQHQSQPHLLQQQLQHQNSFNNQQQHQQQPLFNDQQQQQPQHSMSQQHQQLVDHQQIPSPVSAMSQYASVSQSQSSPLQSIPSLGQQQSFSDSNGNPVTSPVVSPLHSLLGSFPQDESSNLLNLPRTTPVMTTSAWPSKRAAVDVLSSGSPQCVLPQVEQLGPSQTNMSQNSISLPPFPGRECSIDQGGTDPQSHLLFGVNIEPSSVLMQNGMSGLRGVGTDSDSTSIPFFSNYMSTAGNDFSVNPAMAPSSCIDESGFLQSQENVGQSNPQTRTFVKVYKSGSFGRSLDISAFSNYNELRSELAHMFGLEGQLEDPLRSGWQLVFVDRENDVLLLGDDPWPEFVNSVWCIKILSPQEVQQMGKRGLELLNSVPVQRLSNGSCDDYVSRQDSRNLSSGIASVGSLDY, via the exons ATGAGACTTTCTTCAGCTGGTTTCAATCCTCCAAACCAGGAAG ACACTGCAGGAGAAAAGAGGGTCCTCAACTCTGAACTGTGGCATGCATGTGCTGGACCTCTTGTTTCTCTACCACATGTTGGAAGTAGGGTTGTTTATTTCCCACAGGGTCATAGTGAGCAG GTAGCTGCAACAACCAACAAGGAAGTGGATGCCCACATACCGAACTACCCAAGCTTACCTCCACAACTTATTTGTCAGCTTCATAATGTTACCATGCAT GCAGATGTCGAAACAGATGAAGTATATGCACAGATGACCTTGCAACCGTTGAGTCCG CAAGAACAAAAGGAGGCTTATCTACCTGCGGAATTGGGCACTCCCAGCAAACAGCCAACAAACTATTTCTGCAAAACATTAACAGCCAGTGACACAAGCACTCATGGAGGGTTTTCTGTTCCTCGCCGAGCAGCTGAAAAAGTTTTTCCTCCACTG GACTTCTCCCAGCAGCCTCCAGCTCAAGAGTTAATCGCAAGAGACTTGCATGATAATGAATGGAAATTTAGGCATATATttcggg GCCAGCCCAAAAGGCACCTCTTGACGACTGGATGGAGTGTCTTTGTAAGTGCTAAAAGACTAGTTGCAGGTGATTCAGTGCTTTTTATATG GAATGATAAAAATCAATTACTTCTTGGCATCCGGCGAGCTAATCGACCTCAAACTGTAATGCCTTCATCAGTGCTATCAAGTGATAGCATGCATTTAGGGCTTCTTGCTGCTGCTGCTCATGCAGCTGCAACAAATAGCCGGTTCACTATATTTTATAATCCAAG GGCTAGTCCATCAGAATTTGTCATAACTCTCTCAAAATATGTCAAAGCTGTCTATCATACTCGAGTTTCTGTTGGAATGCGCTTTAGGATGCTGTTTGAAACAGAAGAATCCAGCGTTCGtcg ATACATGGGGACGATAACTGGCATAAGTGACTTAGATCCTGTTCGGTGGCCAAATTCACATTGGAGATCAGTCAAG GTTGGCTGGGATGAATCAACAGCTGGTGAAAGGCAGCCAAGAGTTTCCTTATGGGAAGTTGAACCATTGACAACATTCCCAATGTATCCATCTCCATTTCCTTTAAGGCTTAAGCGCCCATGGCCTCCAGGATTACCTTCTTTCCATG GCCTCAAGGATGATGATCTTGGCATGAGTTCACTTATGTGGCTACAAGGAGATGCTGGTCGAGGAATGCAGCATCTAAATTTTCAGGGTATTGGAGTTTCGCCATGGATGCAGCCGAGGCTAGATGCCTCCATGCTTGGTTTGCAGACTGACATGTACCAAGCTATGGCTGCTGCAGCATTGCAAGAGATGAGAACTGTGGATCCTTCCAGATCTGGAGCTGCTTCCCTTCAATTCCAGCAACCCCAAAATGGCCCTTGCAGGCCTGCTGCTCTAGTGCAACCCCAGATGTTGCAGCAGTCTCTGCCTCGGGCCATTCTTCAGGGTGTTGAAGACAACCAGCATCAGTCTCAGCCACATCTACTTCAGCAACAATTGCAGCACCAGAATTCATTTAATAACCAACAGCAACACCAGCAGCAGCCTTTGTTTAACGACCAACAGCAACAGCAGCCACAGCATTCAATGTCCCAGCAGCACCAGCAACTGGTTGATCATCAGCAGATTCCTAGTCCAGTGTCTGCCATGTCACAGTATGCTTCAGTCTCTCAATCTCAGTCATCACCGTTGCAATCCATACCTTCACTAGGCCAACAACAGAGTTTTTCTGATTCAAACGGGAACCCTGTGACCAGCCCTGTTGTTTCTCCTTTACATAGTCTTTTGGGTTCTTTCCCCCAAGATGAGTCTTCCAATCTGCTCAACTTGCCTAGAACTACCCCTGTAATGACTACTTCTGCATGGCCATCTAAGCGGGCTGCCGTTGACGTTCTCTCATCTGGATCTCCACAGTGTGTTCTACCACAGGTGGAACAGTTGGGGCCTTCCCAGACAAACATGTCTCAAAATTCTATTTCATTGCCACCTTTCCCTGGCAGGGAGTGCTCGATAGACCAGGGGGGTACCGACCCACAGAGCCATCTCTTATTTGGTGTTAATATAGAGCCTTCATCTGTTCTAATGCAAAATGGAATGTCAGGCCTTAGGGGAGTTGGCACTGATAGTGATTCCACTTCTATACCCTTCTTTTCTAATTATATGAGTACTGCAGGGAATGATTTTTCGGTTAATCCAGCAATGGCACCTTCCAGTTGTATTGATGAATCTGGATTTTTGCAGTCTCAGGAAAATGTGGGCCAATCAAACCCACAAACTAGAACCTTTGTTAAG GTTTATAAATCAGGGTCCTTCGGGAGATCATTGGATATTTCTGCATTCAGCAACTACAATGAACTTCGCAGTGAACTGGCACATATGTTTGGCCTTGAAGGCCAGTTGGAGGACCCTCTGAGATCAGGCTGGCAGCTTGTATTTGTTGACCGGGAGAATGATGTTCTTCTCCTTGGCGATGACCCCTGGCC GGAGTTCGTGAACAGTGTCTGGTGTATCAAGATACTTTCCCCACAGGAAGTGCAGCAGATGGGCAAACGAGGCCTGGAGCTTCTAAACTCTGTGCCAGTTCAGAGGCTCTCTAATGGCAGTTGTGATGACTATGTGAGCCGGCAGGATTCGAGAAATCTTAGCTCTGGTATCGCCTCCGTGGGTTCTTTGGACTACTGA